A stretch of the Acyrthosiphon pisum isolate AL4f chromosome A2, pea_aphid_22Mar2018_4r6ur, whole genome shotgun sequence genome encodes the following:
- the LOC100159220 gene encoding polyadenylate-binding protein 2-B isoform X3 encodes MADLDDQLLEGGIDLSSEEHNTQIGIENSMSFDLIENGQSNNADSQASADSDLEVIRARVREMEEEAEKLKKLQSQVDQEMSNTPVLSSPNCSKTSATYNLSEQEKAEADARSVYVGNVDYAATAEELETHFHGCGSINRVTILCNKFDGHPKGFAYIEFADMDSVNTAMAMDDSLFRGRQIKVNPKRTNKPGISTTNRPVASRGRAMFRGRPMSRGGAQSSFYGGYRPSRRPRGGYSRRAMYYPY; translated from the exons ATGGCTGACTTAGACGATCAATTATTAGAAGGCGGTATTGATTTATCGTCCGAAGAACATAACACGCAAATTGGTATAGAAAATAGCATGTCTTTTGATTTAATTGAAAACGGACAATCAAACAATGCCGATTCTCAAGCGTCAGCAGACTCT GATTTGGAAGTAATTAGAGCCCGCGTACGAGAAATGGAAGAAGAAGCtgaaaagttgaaaaaattgCAATCACAAGTAGATCAAGAAATGTCAAACACGCCAGTACTGTCTTCTCCAAATTGCTCGAAAACAA gtGCGACTTATAATTTGTCTGAGCAGGAAAAGGCTGAAGCTGATGCTAGATCTGTTTATGTCGGTAAT gtaGACTATGCAGCAACAGCAGAAGAATTGGAAACTCATTTCCATGGCTGTGGTTCAATAAATCGGGTTACCATATTGTGTAACAAATTTGATGGTCATCCAAAAGGATTTGCATATATTGAATTTGCTGACATGGATTCTGTTAACACAGCCATGGCGATGGATGATTCTTTATTCAGAGGTCGTCAAATTAAA GTTAATCCAAAAAGAACGAATAAACCTGGGATAAGCACTACAAATCGTCCAGTAGCATCTAGAGGAAGAGCTATGTTCCGAGGCCGCCCAATGTCACGTGGCGGTGCACAGTCATCATTTTATGGTGGTTATAGACCTTCACGTAGAccaag AGGTGGTTATTCCAGAAGAGCAATGTATTATCCTTACTGA
- the LOC100159220 gene encoding polyadenylate-binding protein 2-B isoform X1: MTGDPLAQGRRPFAAFDHCRSVWRGAAVRFHEPFFGHFPAPLPPFRDNRCAFLHFGPDLWTAHTTRSSRLDLPPSLRPPSQSTMADLDDQLLEGGIDLSSEEHNTQIGIENSMSFDLIENGQSNNADSQASADSDLEVIRARVREMEEEAEKLKKLQSQVDQEMSNTPVLSSPNCSKTSATYNLSEQEKAEADARSVYVGNVDYAATAEELETHFHGCGSINRVTILCNKFDGHPKGFAYIEFADMDSVNTAMAMDDSLFRGRQIKVNPKRTNKPGISTTNRPVASRGRAMFRGRPMSRGGAQSSFYGGYRPSRRPRGGYSRRAMYYPY, from the exons ATGACTGGCGATCCGCTTGCCCAGGGACGGCGGCCATTTGCAGCTTTTGACCACTGCCGATCCGTGTGGCGGGGCGCCGCGGTACGGTTTCACGAGCCTTTTTTCGGGCATTTCCCGGCGCCCCTCCCCCCTTTTCGCGACAACCGTTGTGCATTTTTGCATTTTGGCCCCGATCTGTGGACTGCACACACGACACGATCATCTCGTCTCGATCTGCCGCCATCGTTACGCCCCCCTAG tcaatCAACCATGGCTGACTTAGACGATCAATTATTAGAAGGCGGTATTGATTTATCGTCCGAAGAACATAACACGCAAATTGGTATAGAAAATAGCATGTCTTTTGATTTAATTGAAAACGGACAATCAAACAATGCCGATTCTCAAGCGTCAGCAGACTCT GATTTGGAAGTAATTAGAGCCCGCGTACGAGAAATGGAAGAAGAAGCtgaaaagttgaaaaaattgCAATCACAAGTAGATCAAGAAATGTCAAACACGCCAGTACTGTCTTCTCCAAATTGCTCGAAAACAA gtGCGACTTATAATTTGTCTGAGCAGGAAAAGGCTGAAGCTGATGCTAGATCTGTTTATGTCGGTAAT gtaGACTATGCAGCAACAGCAGAAGAATTGGAAACTCATTTCCATGGCTGTGGTTCAATAAATCGGGTTACCATATTGTGTAACAAATTTGATGGTCATCCAAAAGGATTTGCATATATTGAATTTGCTGACATGGATTCTGTTAACACAGCCATGGCGATGGATGATTCTTTATTCAGAGGTCGTCAAATTAAA GTTAATCCAAAAAGAACGAATAAACCTGGGATAAGCACTACAAATCGTCCAGTAGCATCTAGAGGAAGAGCTATGTTCCGAGGCCGCCCAATGTCACGTGGCGGTGCACAGTCATCATTTTATGGTGGTTATAGACCTTCACGTAGAccaag AGGTGGTTATTCCAGAAGAGCAATGTATTATCCTTACTGA
- the LOC100159220 gene encoding polyadenylate-binding protein 2-B isoform X2 produces MVYWFNSGKLLNRKPLAVTLPFDSFSQSTMADLDDQLLEGGIDLSSEEHNTQIGIENSMSFDLIENGQSNNADSQASADSDLEVIRARVREMEEEAEKLKKLQSQVDQEMSNTPVLSSPNCSKTSATYNLSEQEKAEADARSVYVGNVDYAATAEELETHFHGCGSINRVTILCNKFDGHPKGFAYIEFADMDSVNTAMAMDDSLFRGRQIKVNPKRTNKPGISTTNRPVASRGRAMFRGRPMSRGGAQSSFYGGYRPSRRPRGGYSRRAMYYPY; encoded by the exons ATGGTTTACTGGTTCAATTCGGGCAAATTATTAAATCGAAAACCGTTGGCTGTGACTCTCCCATTTGATAGTTTTag tcaatCAACCATGGCTGACTTAGACGATCAATTATTAGAAGGCGGTATTGATTTATCGTCCGAAGAACATAACACGCAAATTGGTATAGAAAATAGCATGTCTTTTGATTTAATTGAAAACGGACAATCAAACAATGCCGATTCTCAAGCGTCAGCAGACTCT GATTTGGAAGTAATTAGAGCCCGCGTACGAGAAATGGAAGAAGAAGCtgaaaagttgaaaaaattgCAATCACAAGTAGATCAAGAAATGTCAAACACGCCAGTACTGTCTTCTCCAAATTGCTCGAAAACAA gtGCGACTTATAATTTGTCTGAGCAGGAAAAGGCTGAAGCTGATGCTAGATCTGTTTATGTCGGTAAT gtaGACTATGCAGCAACAGCAGAAGAATTGGAAACTCATTTCCATGGCTGTGGTTCAATAAATCGGGTTACCATATTGTGTAACAAATTTGATGGTCATCCAAAAGGATTTGCATATATTGAATTTGCTGACATGGATTCTGTTAACACAGCCATGGCGATGGATGATTCTTTATTCAGAGGTCGTCAAATTAAA GTTAATCCAAAAAGAACGAATAAACCTGGGATAAGCACTACAAATCGTCCAGTAGCATCTAGAGGAAGAGCTATGTTCCGAGGCCGCCCAATGTCACGTGGCGGTGCACAGTCATCATTTTATGGTGGTTATAGACCTTCACGTAGAccaag AGGTGGTTATTCCAGAAGAGCAATGTATTATCCTTACTGA
- the LOC100161969 gene encoding E3 ubiquitin-protein ligase TRAIP, giving the protein MLASCSICGDCFTGIHPESVHTTPCGHVFHYECLMTWIQRSQTCPHCRSKVTEKQIIKLYFHNNSNLSIKEDISSLTHQVQSLTYENTLKKEEIKNLLTINKKDKEQVASLKKHVKDVEDKIRGHQTILSTLQESVRYFKSECKKSSCYKLEAEELRKDLVKYQSINSILYGTAADSQEAVSLLKEKTDIQTLCLLITSFKKEIHTLKESNKDLETKFSQRVTKYMELKRHLCNVNSKESVNTRVIEKLKSEITDLEAEIVRLQKKCENLESLVQANDDTPRRTELRKRIIYESPAPDLSITPSLEKGLKTVINSPGNSVSSMEQPKGQLKPHSLYKKTEQSSSQCVNTFMPKSPRRPTGFMRPPLTTKSVSANYVSKSMVFSSSSDEEMYDGLGGRSKPDVYPSRQKPVTKKRKLVSNFKKKPPPSNGNTTLDSFLSTEIL; this is encoded by the exons ATGTTAGCATCTTGTTCAATATGTGGCGATTGTTTCACCGGAATTCATCCTGAATCAGTTCATACAACACCTTGTGGTCATGTTTTCCACTACGAATGTCTCATGACATGGATTCAAAG ATCGCAAACATGTCCACACTGTCGGTCAAAAGTAACCGAAaagcaaattattaaattatattttcataacaattcaaatttaagtataaaagaaGACATATCTTCACTGACACACCAAGTGCAATCACTTACATATGAAAATACTCTGAAgaaagaagaaataaaaaatttgttgacTATAAACAAAAAAGATAAAGAACAAGTAGCTTCATTaaa GAAACATGTCAAAGATGTGGAAGACAAAATACGAGGCCATCAAACAATTTTATCTACTTTGCAAGAAAGTGTGCGTTATTTTAAATCTGAATGCAAAAAATCTTCTTGTTATAAACTTGAAGCTGAAGAATTGAGAAAAGATTTGGTAAAATACCAATC aataaacagtatattatatgggACAGCTGCGGATTCTCAAGAAGCTGTATCTTTGTTAAAAGAAAAGACTGATATTCAAACTCTATGTTTACTTATAACCTCTTTTAAaaa AGAAATTCATACTTTAAAAGAAAGCAATAAAGATTTGGAAACTAAGTTTTCACAACGTGTCACTAAATACATGGAACTTAAAAGACATTTGTGCAATGTAAATTCAAAAGAATCTGTGAATACCCGAGTAATAga aaaattgaaatcagaaattactGATCTTGAAGCAGAAATTGTAAGACTGCAAAAGAAATGTGAAAATTTAGAATCTCTAGTGCAAGCAAATGATGATACTCCAAGAAGAACTGAATTAcgtaaaagaataatatatgaaaGTCCAGCTCCTGATTTGTCCATTACTCCAAGCTTAGAAAAA ggtttaaaaacagttataaacTCTCCAGGAAATTCAGTTTCCTCAATGGAACAGCCAAAAGGTCAATTAAAGCCacatagtttatacaaaaaaacagAACAATCATCATCAcaatgt GTCAACACATTTATGCCAAAAAGTCCTCGAAGACCAACTGGATTTATGAGACCACCTTTAACTACTAAATCGGTAAGTGCAAATTATGTATCAAAATCTATGGTCTTTTCAAGTAGTTCAGATGAAGAAATGTATGATGGTCTTGGTGGTCGTTCGAAACCAGATGTGTACCCTAGTCGACAGAAACCAGTAACTAAAAAGCGAAAATTAGTttctaatttcaaaaaaaaaccaccaCCATCAAATGGTAATACAACTTTGGATAGTTTTTTATCTACCGAAATTCTTTAA